Genomic DNA from Pseudomonas fluorescens:
AGTATTCGTTGGTGGAGCGGTTTAACCGCTGATCGTTGCTTGATCAAAAAACCCGGACAGCGAAAGCTTCCGGGTTTTTTATGGCTGGATAGCTCGCTCGCGAAGAGGCCAGGACAGGCGCTATCAATCCTGGAGAAGAAACGCCGCCACCTTTCCCGCAGCCACCTCCATATGCTGCCCATGGCTAAACCCCGAAGCCTTCAACGGCTTCAAATCGTGATCCCCCGCCACCAACCACATCACCTCGATGCCCGGTGACAATTCATACCCCTGCACCGCCTCCCGGTTACCCAACGCATCGCGCTCGCCCTGGACGATCAAGGTGGGGGGCTTCAACGCCGCCAGGTGTTCGACCCGCGGTTTCTCCGGTTTGCCCACCGCATAGAAGGGATAGCCCAGGCACACCAGCGCGTCGACGCCCAACTCATCGGCTAGCAGGCTCGCCATACGCCCGCCCATGGACTTGCCGCCAATGGCCAACCGCCCAGCGACATAAGGCCGCACCGTGGCGTACACCTGTCGCCAGCATTCCAACAGCTTCGGTGCCGGATTGGGTGGGCGCTTGCCCCCGTCCAAACGTCGTTGGGCCATGTAGGGAAACTCGAAGCGCAGCACGTTGACCCCATGCGCGGCAAGGCCCGCGGCCATTTCCTCCATGAATCCGCTGTCCATCGGTGCACCGGCGCCGTGGGCCAGGATCAGGGTCGGCGCCTCGGCACTGGCACCCGGCCACGCGGCCGTCCATAGCCAACCGTGTTCGGCCACACACCGCACCCATTGATCCCCGTCAATACTGGCCTTGTGCTGTTTGTCCATGCTGATCTCGCTTTTAGTCTGCCTATAACTCCAGGCGAAGAACGCCGCACTGCCTTGCGCAGGCGCTCACTTCGGCTGAACCGTGGATGGGGAACCATGAACACTTCTATCAGTACCGCCTACAACTACAAGGTGGTCCGCCAATTCGCCATTATGACGGTGGTGTGGGGCATCGTCGGCATGGGGCTCGGGGTTTTTCTCGCCGCCCAATTGGTCTGGCCACAGCTCAACTTCGATTTGCCCTGGACCAGCTTCGGCCGCCTGCGCCCGCTGCACACCAACGCGGTGATCTTCGCCTTCGGTGGCTGTGCGTTGTTCGCCAGTTCGTTCTATTCGGTGCAGCGCACCTGCCAGACTCAGCTGTTTGCGCCGAAAATCGCCGCGTTCTGCTTCTGGGGCTGGCAACTGGTGATCCTGCTGGCGGCCATCAGCCTGCCACTGGGCTACACCAGTTCCAAGGAATACGCCGAGCTGGAATGGCCGATCGACATTCTGATCACCATCGTCTGGGTTGCCTACGCGATTGTGTTCTTCGGCACCGTGGCCAAGCGCAACACCAAGCACATCTACGTTGGTAACTGGTTCTTCGGCGGGTTCATCCTGACCGTGGCGATCCTGCACATCGTCAACAACCTGGAACTGCCGGTGAGCCTCACCAAGTCCTACTCGGTCTACGCCGGGGCCACGGACGCGATGGTGCAATGGTGGTACGGCCACAACGCCGTGGGCTTCTTCCTCACCGCAGGCTTCCTGGGGATGATGTACTACTTCGTGCCGAAGCAGGCCGAGCGCCCGGTGTATTCCTATCGCTTGTCCATCGTGCACTTCTGGGCCCTGATCACCCTGTACATCTGGGCCGGCCCTCACCACCTGCACTACACCGCGCTGCCGGACTGGGCACAGTCCCTGGGCATGGTGATGTCGCTGATTCTGCTGGCGCCAAGCTGGGGCGGCATGATCAACGGCATGATGACCCTCTCGGGTGCCTGGCATAAGCTGCGCAGCGACCCGATCCTGCGGTTCCTGGTGGTGTCCCTGGCGTTCTACGGCATGTCGACCTTCGAAGGTCCGATGATGGCGATCAAGACCGTCAACGCCCTCTCCCACTACACCGACTGGACCATCGGCCACGTACACGCCGGCGCACTCGGCTGGGTGGCAATGATTTCCATCGGCGCGCTGTACCACATGATCCCGAAAGTCTTCGGCCGGCCACAGATGCACAGCATCGGCCTGATCAACGCGCACTTCTGGCTCGCGACCATCGGCACTGTGCTCTACATCGCCTCGATGTGGGTCAACGGCATCGCCCAGGGCCTGATGTGGCGTGCGGTGAACGAGGACGGCACGCTCACCTACTCCTTCGTCGAAACCCTGGTGGCCAGTCACCCAGGCTTCGTCGTGCGGCTGGCGGGCGGGTCGATCTTCCTCCTCGGCATGCTGCTGATGGCCTACAACACCTGGCGCACTGTGCGGGCCTACCAGCCTGCCGAAGCCGCCGCTGCCGCGCAGATGGCCTGAGGAGTCCACCATGAAACACGAAACAATCGAAAAAAACGTCGGCCTGCTGATGCTGCTGATGGTCCTGGCCGTGAGCATTGGCGGCCTGACCCAGATCGTGCCGCTGTTCTTCCAGGACGTGACCAATAAACCGGTGGACGGCATGAAGCCCTACACCGCCCTGCAACTGGAAGGCCGTGACATCTACATTCGTGAAGGCTGCGTCGGCTGCCACTCGCAGATGATCCGTCCGTTCCGCGCCGAGACCGAGCGCTACGGCCACTACTCGGTGGCCGGTGAAAGCGTCTGGGACCACCCATTCCTGTGGGGCTCCAAGCGTACCGGGCCGGACCTGGCCCGGGTTGGCGCGCGCTACTCCGATGATTGGCACCGCGCCCACTTGTACAACCCGCGCAACGTCGTGCCCGAGTCGAAAATGCCGGCCTACCCGTGGCTGGTGACCCAAGCGGTAGACAGCAGCCACACCGAAGGCAAGCTGCGCGCCATGCGTACCCTGGGTGTGCCGTACACCGATGACGACATCACCGCCAGCGTGGCCTCGCTCAAGGGCAAGACCGAAATGGACGCCCTGGTGGCCTACCTGCAAGTGCTCGGCACTGCCATCAAGAGCAAGAGGTGAGCCATGGTTCTTGAAATGAGTACTGGAATGATCCGCGGCCTGGGCACGGTCGTGGTGTTCATCGCCTTCATCGGCCTGACCCTGTGGGTATTCAGCAACAAACGTCGTCCAGAGTTCGCCGAAGCGCGCCTGCTGCCGTTCGCCGACGAGCCAGCTGCCGACATCGTCCCCCCCCAAGACCCTGCAACAAGGAGTACCCGGCCATGACCACCTTCTGGAGTACGTGGATCTGCGTACTGACCATCGGCAGCCTCATCGGCCTGACGTGGTTGCTGATCGGCACTCGCAAGGGCGAGACCAAGGGCAGTGTCGACCAGACCATGGGCCACAGCTTCGACGGCATCGAGGAGTACGACAACCCGCTGCCGCAATGGTGGTTCCTGTTATTTGCCGGCACCCTGGTGTTTTCCGTCGGCTACCTGGTCCTCTATCCAGGCCTGGGTAACTGGAAAGGTATCCTGCCGGGCTACGAGAGCGGCTGGACCGGCGCCCATGAATGGGAAAAGGAGATGGCCAAGGCCGATGCCAAGTTCGGACCGATCTTCGCCAAATTCGCCGCCATGCCCGTGGAGGAAGTGGCCAAGGACCCACAGGCCTTGAAGATGGGTGGCCGCCTGTTCGCCTCCAACTGCTCGGTCTGCCACGGCTCGGACGCCAAGGGTGCCTTTGGCTTCCCAAACCTGGCCGACAGCAACTGGCGTTGGGGCGGTGCTGCCGACACCATCAAGACCACCATCATGGGCGGTCGCATGGCGGCGATGCCCGCCTGGGGCGAAGTACTGGGGGACGCCGGGGTCAAGAACGTGGCCGCGTATGTACGCCACGACCTGGCCGGCCTGCCGTTGCCGGCAGACAGCGGTGCCGATCTGCAGGCCGGACAGCAGGCCTTCAACACCACCTGCGTCGCCTGCCACGGCGCCAACGGCCAAGGGACCGAAGCCATGGGCGCGCCGAACCTGACGCAACCGGCCGGTTTCATCTATGGCACCAGCCTGGCCCAGTTGCAGCAGACCATCCGTCACGGGCGCCAGGGTCATATGCCAGCGCAGAATGAGTTGCTAGGCAATGACAAGGTGCAACTGCTCGCGGCTTACGTTTACAGTCTTTCAAAGACTGATGAGCAGTTGAGCGGCAAGCCGCAAGCTGCAAGCCTCAAGTAAAAGCAAAAGCAAAAGCAAAAGCAAAAGCAAAAGCTGCAAGCGACGCGCACTCGCTTGCAGCTTGAAGCTCGCAGCTCGCAGCTGCTTCTTTTTGTCGCACCCCTCCCATAGTCTTTCTTTCGGTTCCCCGGAATCGGGTCTAAGCTTGCCTTTGCGTGCACTGGCGACTGCCGGTTTCAGGTCGACCCGACCCGATGCGTTCGACAATCGTTCGTCAAAAAGGCCGCAAAGGCAGGTGAATACCGGCTGTTGCGACAGTTGCCTGGCATCCCCCGAACGCTGTGTTTGAACACACCCCGTTACAACCGACCCGACCCCCTCGCCTCTTTCCTTCGTTGCGACATTTTGCCGAGGGCCAATTTTGTCCCTACACGGAACATGGAAAGGCCGCAGAATCAGCTTTGGAAAGCATTGACCCAGGTCATGGCGCGTTGCAATGACCCCCCGCTTTCTCCATACTTGCGACCGATTTTTATCCTAATAAAACACCCAAACCGTGGAACCTTAGAATGAGCACAGCAATCAGTCCGACTGCTTATAACTATAAGGTAGTCCGCCAGTTCGCCATCATGACGGTGGTCTGGGGGATCCTTGGCATGGGGCTCGGTGTCTTCATCGCCTCGCAACTGGTCTGGCCGGAGTTGAACTTCGATCTGCCATGGACGACATTTGGACGCCTGCGCCCGCTGCACACCAACCTGGTGATCTTCGCCTTCGGTGGTTGTGCATTGTTTGCCACTTCTTACTACGTCGTGCAGCGAACCTGCCAAACGCGACTGATCTCCGACAGCCTCGCCGCCTTCACCTTCTGGGGCTGGCAAGCGGTCATCGTCGGTGCGATCGTGACCTTGCCACTGGGTTACACCACCACCAAGGAATACGCTGAGCTGGAATGGCCCCTGGCTATCCTGCTGGCCATCGTCTGGGTGACCTACGGTCTGGTGTTCTTCGGCACCATCGTCAAGCGCAAGACCAAGCACATCTACGTCGGTAACTGGTTCTACGGTGCCTTCATCGTCGTGACTGCCATGCTGCACATCGTCAACCACGCCTCCCTGCCGGTCAGCTTCTTCAAGTCGTACTCGGCCTACTCGGGCGCGACCGATGCGATGATCCAGTGGTGGTACGGCCACAACGCCGTGGGTTTCTTCCTGACCACCGGCTTCCTGGGGATGATGTACTACTTCGTGCCGAAACAGGCCGAGCGTCCGATCTATTCCTATCGCCTGTCCATCGTGCACTTCTGGGCGCTGATCACCCTGTACATCTGGGCAGGTCCGCACCACCTGCACTACACCGCACTGCCGGATTGGGCGCAGTCCCTGGGCATGGCAATGTCGATCATCCTGCTGGCGCCAAGCTGGGGCGGCATGATCAACGGCATGATGACCCTGTCGGGCGCCTGGCATAAGCTGCGCACCGACCCGATCCTGCGGTTCCTGGTGGTGTCGTTGGCGTTCTACGGCATGTCGACCTTCGAAGGCCCGATGATGGCCATCAAGACCGTCAACTCCCTGAGCCACTACACCGACTGGACCATCGGCCACGTGCACGCTGGTGCGCTCGGCTGGGTGGCGATGATTTCCATCGGCGCCATCTACCACATGATCCCGAAACTGTTCGGTCGTGCGCAGATGCACAGCACCGGCCTGATCAACGCGCACTTCTGGCTCGCGACCATCGGTACCGTGCTCTACATCGCCTCGATGTGGGTCAACGGCATCACCCAAGGCCTGATGTGGCGTGCAATCAACGACGACGGCACCCTGACCTACTCGTTCGTCGAAGCGCTGCAGGCCAGCCACCCTGGCTTCATCGTGCGTGCCCTGGGCGGCGCGTTCTTCGCCAGCGGCATGCTGCTCATGGCCTACAACGTGTACCGCACCGTTCGTGCCTCTGACCCGGCTGAAGCTGAAGCCGCCGCCAAGATCGCCGTAGTTGGAGCTCACTGATGAAGCACGAAGCAGTAGAGAAGAATATCGGCCTGCTGGCCTTCTTCATGGTCATTGCCGTCAGCATCGGCGGCCTGACCCAGATCGTCCCGCTGTTCTTCCAGGACGTGACTAACAAGCCGGTCGAAGGCATGAAGCCACGTACCGCCCTTGAACTGGAAGGCCGTGACATCTATATCGCCAACGGTTGTGTCGGCTGCCACTCGCAGATGATCCGTCCGTTCCGCGCCGAAACCGAACGCTATGGCCACTATTCGGTCGCCGGTGAAAGCGTCTGGGACCATCCGTTCCTGTGGGGTTCCAAGCGTACCGGTCCGGACCTGGCCCGCGTTGGCGGCCGCTACTCCGACGACTGGCAGCGTGCGCACTTGTATAACCCGCGCAACGTGGTGCCTGAGTCGAAAATGCCGGCCTACCCGTTCCTCGTAGAAAACAAGCTCGACGGCAAAGACACCGCCAAGAAAATGGAAGTCCTGCGCACCCTGGGCGTGCCTTACACCGACGAAGACATCGCCGGTGCCAAGGATGCCGTCAAGGGCAAGACTGAAATGGACGCGCTGGTGGCCTATCTGCAAGGCCTGGGCACCATCATCAAAAGCAAACGGTGATTCTTTATGGATATCGGGATGATTCGCGGCCTGGGCACCGTCGTCGTGATGGTGGCCTTCATCGGTCTGGCCCTGTGGGTGTTCAGCCCCAAGCGCAAGTCGGAGTTTGACGACGCGACCTTGCTGCCGTTCGCGGATGATCCCGAAGCCATCAAGCACGTCGAGCAAGCTTCTAGGAGTAACAAAGAATGACTACATTCTGGAGTCTGTACGTCACAGTCCTCAGCCTGGGAACGATCTTCTCCCTGACCTGGCTGCTGCTGTCGACCCGCAAGGGCCAGCGCGCCGAGCAGACGGACGAGACCGTCGGCCACTCGTTCGACGGGATCGAGGAGTACGACAACCCACTGCCGAAATGGTGGTTCATGCTGTTCGTGGGCACCATCGTGTTCGCCCTCGGTTACCTGGTGCTCTACCCAGGCCTGGGCAACTGGAAAGGCCTGCTGCCAGGCTACAACTACCTGGACACCGAAAAGCAGACCGCCTTCGCCAACGGCCAGACCGGCTGGACAGGCGTTCACGAATGGGAAAAGGAAATGGCGCGTTCGGACGCCAAGTTCGGTCCGATCTTCGCCAAGTTCGCCTCCATGCCGATCGAAGAAGTCGCCAAGGACCCGCAAGCCCTGAAGATGGGTGGCCGCCTGTTCGCCTCCAACTGCTCGGTCTGCCACGGTTCCGACGCCAAGGGCGCCTATGGCTTCCCTAACCTGACCGACGCCGACTGGCGCTGGGGCGGTGAGCCGGAAACCATCAAGACCACCATCATGGGCGGTCGTCACGCCGTGATGCCGGGCTGGGCTGCCGTGGTCGGCGAGCAAGGCGTGGCCGACGTGGCCGCTTACCTGGTGACCAGCCTGCACAGCCGCAAACTGCCGGAAGGGGCCAAGGCCGATCCAGCCAATGGGCAGAAACTCTTTGCCGCCAACTGCGTGGCCTGCCACGGCCCTGCTGGCAAAGGCACGCCAGCCATGGGCGCACCTGACCTGACGCACCCGGCCGGTTTCATCTACGGTTCGAGCTTCGCTCAGTTGCAGCAGACCATCCGCTACGGTCGCCAGGGCCAGATGCCGGCCCAGGCCGACTTGCAAGGCAACGACAAGGTCCACTTGCTG
This window encodes:
- a CDS encoding alpha/beta family hydrolase: MDKQHKASIDGDQWVRCVAEHGWLWTAAWPGASAEAPTLILAHGAGAPMDSGFMEEMAAGLAAHGVNVLRFEFPYMAQRRLDGGKRPPNPAPKLLECWRQVYATVRPYVAGRLAIGGKSMGGRMASLLADELGVDALVCLGYPFYAVGKPEKPRVEHLAALKPPTLIVQGERDALGNREAVQGYELSPGIEVMWLVAGDHDLKPLKASGFSHGQHMEVAAGKVAAFLLQD
- the ccoN gene encoding cytochrome-c oxidase, cbb3-type subunit I, which encodes MNTSISTAYNYKVVRQFAIMTVVWGIVGMGLGVFLAAQLVWPQLNFDLPWTSFGRLRPLHTNAVIFAFGGCALFASSFYSVQRTCQTQLFAPKIAAFCFWGWQLVILLAAISLPLGYTSSKEYAELEWPIDILITIVWVAYAIVFFGTVAKRNTKHIYVGNWFFGGFILTVAILHIVNNLELPVSLTKSYSVYAGATDAMVQWWYGHNAVGFFLTAGFLGMMYYFVPKQAERPVYSYRLSIVHFWALITLYIWAGPHHLHYTALPDWAQSLGMVMSLILLAPSWGGMINGMMTLSGAWHKLRSDPILRFLVVSLAFYGMSTFEGPMMAIKTVNALSHYTDWTIGHVHAGALGWVAMISIGALYHMIPKVFGRPQMHSIGLINAHFWLATIGTVLYIASMWVNGIAQGLMWRAVNEDGTLTYSFVETLVASHPGFVVRLAGGSIFLLGMLLMAYNTWRTVRAYQPAEAAAAAQMA
- the ccoO gene encoding cytochrome-c oxidase, cbb3-type subunit II — encoded protein: MKHETIEKNVGLLMLLMVLAVSIGGLTQIVPLFFQDVTNKPVDGMKPYTALQLEGRDIYIREGCVGCHSQMIRPFRAETERYGHYSVAGESVWDHPFLWGSKRTGPDLARVGARYSDDWHRAHLYNPRNVVPESKMPAYPWLVTQAVDSSHTEGKLRAMRTLGVPYTDDDITASVASLKGKTEMDALVAYLQVLGTAIKSKR
- a CDS encoding cbb3-type cytochrome oxidase subunit 3; the encoded protein is MVLEMSTGMIRGLGTVVVFIAFIGLTLWVFSNKRRPEFAEARLLPFADEPAADIVPPQDPATRSTRP
- the ccoP gene encoding cytochrome-c oxidase, cbb3-type subunit III, which encodes MTTFWSTWICVLTIGSLIGLTWLLIGTRKGETKGSVDQTMGHSFDGIEEYDNPLPQWWFLLFAGTLVFSVGYLVLYPGLGNWKGILPGYESGWTGAHEWEKEMAKADAKFGPIFAKFAAMPVEEVAKDPQALKMGGRLFASNCSVCHGSDAKGAFGFPNLADSNWRWGGAADTIKTTIMGGRMAAMPAWGEVLGDAGVKNVAAYVRHDLAGLPLPADSGADLQAGQQAFNTTCVACHGANGQGTEAMGAPNLTQPAGFIYGTSLAQLQQTIRHGRQGHMPAQNELLGNDKVQLLAAYVYSLSKTDEQLSGKPQAASLK
- the ccoN gene encoding cytochrome-c oxidase, cbb3-type subunit I; amino-acid sequence: MSTAISPTAYNYKVVRQFAIMTVVWGILGMGLGVFIASQLVWPELNFDLPWTTFGRLRPLHTNLVIFAFGGCALFATSYYVVQRTCQTRLISDSLAAFTFWGWQAVIVGAIVTLPLGYTTTKEYAELEWPLAILLAIVWVTYGLVFFGTIVKRKTKHIYVGNWFYGAFIVVTAMLHIVNHASLPVSFFKSYSAYSGATDAMIQWWYGHNAVGFFLTTGFLGMMYYFVPKQAERPIYSYRLSIVHFWALITLYIWAGPHHLHYTALPDWAQSLGMAMSIILLAPSWGGMINGMMTLSGAWHKLRTDPILRFLVVSLAFYGMSTFEGPMMAIKTVNSLSHYTDWTIGHVHAGALGWVAMISIGAIYHMIPKLFGRAQMHSTGLINAHFWLATIGTVLYIASMWVNGITQGLMWRAINDDGTLTYSFVEALQASHPGFIVRALGGAFFASGMLLMAYNVYRTVRASDPAEAEAAAKIAVVGAH
- the ccoO gene encoding cytochrome-c oxidase, cbb3-type subunit II — translated: MKHEAVEKNIGLLAFFMVIAVSIGGLTQIVPLFFQDVTNKPVEGMKPRTALELEGRDIYIANGCVGCHSQMIRPFRAETERYGHYSVAGESVWDHPFLWGSKRTGPDLARVGGRYSDDWQRAHLYNPRNVVPESKMPAYPFLVENKLDGKDTAKKMEVLRTLGVPYTDEDIAGAKDAVKGKTEMDALVAYLQGLGTIIKSKR
- a CDS encoding CcoQ/FixQ family Cbb3-type cytochrome c oxidase assembly chaperone, which encodes MDIGMIRGLGTVVVMVAFIGLALWVFSPKRKSEFDDATLLPFADDPEAIKHVEQASRSNKE
- the ccoP gene encoding cytochrome-c oxidase, cbb3-type subunit III, with protein sequence MTTFWSLYVTVLSLGTIFSLTWLLLSTRKGQRAEQTDETVGHSFDGIEEYDNPLPKWWFMLFVGTIVFALGYLVLYPGLGNWKGLLPGYNYLDTEKQTAFANGQTGWTGVHEWEKEMARSDAKFGPIFAKFASMPIEEVAKDPQALKMGGRLFASNCSVCHGSDAKGAYGFPNLTDADWRWGGEPETIKTTIMGGRHAVMPGWAAVVGEQGVADVAAYLVTSLHSRKLPEGAKADPANGQKLFAANCVACHGPAGKGTPAMGAPDLTHPAGFIYGSSFAQLQQTIRYGRQGQMPAQADLQGNDKVHLLAAYVYSLSHGEKAPAADAQ